CGCCTCGGGCGTGACCGACCCCGTGGCTGCCGCGAAGGCGCCGAGGATCGCCGTGTTCACGATGGGCTGACCGCCGACGACCACGCCGGCGGCCTGCGCGGCGCCGGTGACGTCGGTGCGCACCACGCGCGCTCCGGCAGGCACGTCGATGCGAAGCGCCGGGTCGACGGTGTTGACGATGACGACGCCACCGGGCTTCAGGCCAGCGGCCACGTCGACCGCCGAGACCAGCGAGTCGTCGAGCACTACGACCACGTCCGGCGCCGTGACTTGCGAGAGCACGCGGATCGGCTCGTGCGCCATGCGCGTCGAGGCCGTCACGGGCGCCCCGCGACGTTCCGCGCCGAACGAGGGCGCGGCGGTGACGCTCTCCCACCCGCTCAGGTACGCGGCCTGAGCGAGGATCTTGGCGGCCGTGACGGCGCCCTGCCCGCCGCGGCCGTGCCAGCGCACCTCGACCATCGCGCCGCTCACGCCTGCTGCCCCTCGTCGGCAGCGGCCGCGCTGGGGTCGTTCTCGCC
The Parvivirga hydrogeniphila genome window above contains:
- a CDS encoding 2-oxoacid:acceptor oxidoreductase family protein, with the translated sequence MVEVRWHGRGGQGAVTAAKILAQAAYLSGWESVTAAPSFGAERRGAPVTASTRMAHEPIRVLSQVTAPDVVVVLDDSLVSAVDVAAGLKPGGVVIVNTVDPALRIDVPAGARVVRTDVTGAAQAAGVVVGGQPIVNTAILGAFAAATGSVTPEAVEQAIAAAFSGTAAARNIEAARLAYECTNA